The DNA region gtttttgatagtgtccatgtctcagatgcgtatgtgagtactgggattacgAAGGTTCTATATAACTTCAGCTTCGACCAtcgcgacacgagatgtgagcgaaataacttTATAGCGATTGTAGGGGTCACCAGTATAGCGATTGTGGGTTTGGAGTTCGGTTATGAATACGTTTTTATTTCAGGCCGCTATTGCCTTCTCGTGTACAGGTCGGGGCACTAGCGAAGAACACGAAGGTACACGACCGCACGTCCGTTCCCTTCAAGAGTCGTAGACGAAAGAGAAAGTGTCAACCGGTGTACAGTTGACGTACTGTCACCGGGCGCGCGTCTGACATTTCTgaccctcgctcgctcggcgttTACAGTGCCGAGTCGAGGGGTTCGTTCGAATTGGCCGTTGCCGTGTGGGTGGTTCGGTTGAGCGGTCCCCACAGTACTCCCCTGCCAGACTGGTGTACGGGTCATCGATAGCGCAGAGGGATGGTAATCCTGCGCTTTGGCCTCGGTACCCCAGTCGTTGCTCCTTTCATCGCCGACGGAGGCGCGGCCAGGGTGGACGTCGTGGGtggtgtcgtcgtcgctgaaGTTCTGATGTACCCTGGGAGTGGCGCGGGGTGCAGCTTTGCCGATGGtgtcgctgctgccggtggaggtgttgctgtcggcggtggcggtggagttGGCAGTGACGGTGaggtcggcggtggcggtggagttGGTGGTGCCTCGGGTCCGGCGCTGTACGCTGGTTTCAGGCGGTCGATGGAGATGCTAGTTGCCTTCCCATTGACGCTGACCTGAAAGAACTTGGGAGTACGAGTGAGTACTTGAAAGGGACCCTGGTAAGGAGGCGTTAGGGCAGGGCGAACGGTGTCGTTGCGCACGAATACGTGCGTGCATGTCGTGAGGCTGCTATGTACGAAGGTTGGCTTCTCGGTGTGCCACGCGGTTGCTGTTGGCTGGATCTGCGCCAGCGCTTCGTTGAGTCGGCGACGGTATTCTGTGTAGTCCTCGGTCGGCCGATACGGT from Anopheles bellator unplaced genomic scaffold, idAnoBellAS_SP24_06.2 scaffold01969_ctg1, whole genome shotgun sequence includes:
- the LOC131214703 gene encoding uncharacterized protein LOC131214703 → MIERWHRTLKAAICCKDTTNWSDNLPLILLGLRTAYKSDINASPAELVYGDTLCIPAQFFAEQPYRPTEDYTEYRRRLNEALAQIQPTATAWHTEKPTFVHSSLTTCTHVFVRNDTVRPALTPPYQGPFQVLTRTPKFFQVSVNGKATSISIDRLKPAYSAGPEAPPTPPPPPTSPSLPTPPPPPTATPPPAAATPSAKLHPAPLPG